Sequence from the Bacillus thuringiensis genome:
AATAAATAAGGTTGCTTATCAACTATTCCTGAAAGAACAGTATGAAGATATCGCTACCTTATTTAAATGGGATAAACAAGAAAAAATTAAAAAATACGTGATTAAAGACAACTTACCATATATGGTTTCTATCCTAAAAGGAAAATTGAAACATATTCGTGTCCCAATGCTTGCTGCTTTTAAGTATGACCAATTCTATGAAGATACATATAAAGCAGAATTCCTAGTATATGGAGATTATATAAATGAAATTACTGATGTTATTTTTAAAGACCGACATGATATAAATAATGAATTTTCTGTACCAGTTCATATAAATGAGCATGGAGAAGCAAAAATAGAGGTTAAGCTTGACGTCTTAAATCAATTCCCTTCTGCAAGCTATGCAATATTCCTTCGCTATAAAGATTATAAGAAATGTAGCATTACAAAACTAAATGATAATCAATTAAAATATGCCAATCGTAACTTTAGATTCTATACAACAATTAATTCTAATTTAGGCTTTAGATTAAAATAAACAAAAAGGTGGTAGTCCAAGAGCAATAGGTCTCTTTGACAATACCACCTTTTTACATTTACTCTTTTTTATCACCTAGCGCAAATGTGATCTCAGCTTCACAAACTATTTCACCATTTACAGTTGCGACGGCTTTACCTTTCCCAATTGTTCCACGTACACGCGTCATTTCAACTTCTAAACGAAGCTGATCACCTGGACGGACTTGTCGTTTAAAACGGCAATTATCGATGCCTGCGAAGAATGCCAAGCGACCACGATTCTCTTCTTTCTTCAACATAGCAACAGCACCAACTTGTGCTAACGCCTCTACAATTAAAACACCTGGCATTACAGGATAATCTGGAAAATGCCCATTAAAAAATTCTTCATTAGCTGTAACATTCTTTATCCCAATAGCACGCTTTCCTTCTTCTACTTCTAAAACTTTATCCACTAGTAGAAATGGATAACGATGAGGAATTATTTCTTTAATTTGTTGAATATCTAGCATACACTTCTCTCCTTACACAAGATTGGTCATACCACCAGAAGTTATACTATCATTATCCCATTTTAAATCTCATTTGTCATTATAAAAAGGGATTTCAAAATTTCTCTTCTAAATAAAAAAATGTATACACTCTTTTCAATATATTATCACTGACACGGAGGTTGAAAAGAGTGTATACCCAAGTTAGGGAAAGGCAAATTATATCAAATATATTAAGCCTTAATGTCGTATTCAAGATTTATTATATATGACAAAAATAAGAAATTAAAACCTAATTTTCGACCTTTTTCGTATTAATTCCCTAATATTACTCAGGATTTCTCTATTTTTCTTACATTCTCTTAAATGTGATATTTAGAAATATAAATTTTAATAAAAAAATTATTAAAATAAAAATGTTTGTAATAAAATTTACATGTTTATATTACAATAAAATGAATATAGGATTTTAAACTAATTATTCAAATACCTTTATTTTTAGAAAGGACTCCGAAAATGGCAAAAGGTATACATACTATAGAGTTAAATGCTTCAACAGATCAAATTTGGAAATTTATTAGTGATATAAACAATTGGGCTCCACTAGTCGCAGGGCTATGTTAAACATAAAATTATTGATGACAAACATTCAACTTGGCGTTTGCACGGTGATTTAGGATTTATTAAACGAGACGTTAGTCTAAATGTTGAAATTATTGAATGGCAAATGCCTGATAGAATTAGCTTTACGCTGACTTCTCCAACAAAAAAAATAATTGGCAGTGGCTTTTTTCATGCTGAATCAATCTCTCCTTCTACTACAAAAGTCACAAGTCAGTTAGAATTGCGAACAACTGGTAAAGGAGCCTTTGTCTTTAACGGTGCGATAAAACCATTTGTTCCTAAAATGACAAAGCAACTTTCTAAAAAAGTGGCAGATAAATTAATGAAACAGTTATCAAAAACCATCTCTGAAATTAAGTAGAATATAAAAAAAGGCAAAATGATACTCCTTTTGCCTTTTCTTTATTATCCAGCCATCTCCTCTGCCGAAATCACCTTAATCTGTTCTATAGAAACACCATTTGATGTCGTAAATATGAAATCATACTTGTTTGTACGGTAAATATAGGTACTATTATCTTGACTCTGAATTTGTGGTGTTCCTAATGTTTGCAGTAATGTTTCTACTGGAATAGATAGTTTTTGTATTATAACGGAAACCACTTTTCCAGATGAGTT
This genomic interval carries:
- the fabZ gene encoding 3-hydroxyacyl-ACP dehydratase FabZ, which produces MLDIQQIKEIIPHRYPFLLVDKVLEVEEGKRAIGIKNVTANEEFFNGHFPDYPVMPGVLIVEALAQVGAVAMLKKEENRGRLAFFAGIDNCRFKRQVRPGDQLRLEVEMTRVRGTIGKGKAVATVNGEIVCEAEITFALGDKKE